In Rhizobium binae, the DNA window TCCGCAGAAGAAACAGAGCAATGAGAATGGAAACTTCATGAACCTGGGTTTCTCGATTATCCTGGCGCAATGGCCGCGCTTCCTTTGGGGATTGGGTTACGACCTCTATTTCGCTTTGGCCGGCTTTGCGATCGGCTGCGTCATCGGGTTCATCTCCTACCTGGGTTCGGCCTCCCGGTTGAAACTTGCCCGAGCAGTGTCATACATTTACGTGCAAATCGTTCGCGGCTTGCCGATGTATCTTCTGCTTTTGTGGGTCTACTTCGGGCTCGCAACAAAATTCGGTTTGGCTTTGACCGGATCACAATCGATTATCATTGCCATCGCTATTATGAGCTCGGCATTTGCCTCCGAGATCTTCAGGACCGGTTACAATTCGATCGATATCGGGCAGAGCGAAGCTGGCAAGGCTCTTGGTCTTTCCGACTACCGGATTAATCGTTCTATCCTGTTTCCACAGGTCATCCGCGTCGTGATTCCGCCCCTGTTGAATGTCTTCGTTATCTGCTTCAAAGCATCGACGTACGCGGCGGTGGTCGCTGTCCCGGAGCTTATCTTCGCGGCCCAGGACATCAGTCTCAATCAATACAGGCCATTCGAAGCCTATATCTCGGTCGCGGTTCTACTGATCGCAACGATGCTGGTTTTGTCTCTTCTGGTGAAAGTCGTCGAAAACCGTCTCAATGAAAGTAGAGGGGCTTGAGATCATGAATAGCTGGTACGCGGTTCTCAACCACCTGCCCTCCATGCTTTACGGGCTTCGGTTCACTTTCTTGATTGCAATCGCTTCGCTCACGCTTTCGATCGTCTTCGGCGGGCTGATTGTATCGCTTCTCAGGAGCAAATCCGCGGCCATCCGAGTGACTGGATTTCTCTACATCCAGATCTTCCGCTCGCTGTCGCCGTATGTTTACGTTCTACTCGTTTATTTTGCGCTGGCCGGCGCAACCGGCTGGAAAATGGACCCGGTTACAGCGGCCGTCATCTCCTTGACGCTATTGAACACCGCTTATGTCGCCGAAATCTATCGGTCCGTATTGCTCACCATTGACCGCGGCCAATGGGAAGCGGCTGCCGCCATGGGTCTGTCGCACTGGAAAACCAATTCGATCGTCATCTGGCCGCAGGCGCTACGTACGGCAATTCCGCTCCTTCTGAACCAGTTCGTCGTGATTTTGAAGGATTCCGCGATCGTCGGCGTCATTGGCGTCAAAGATATTCTCTACGTCGCCAACGCTCAGGCATCCATCACCTACAAGCAGTTCGAGTATCTGACTGTCGCCGGGTTAATCTTTATCCTGATCGTCTTTGCCCTATCGCGGTTGAGCTTGAGCCTTGAGCGGCGGCTGGCCTGGAAGCACTAGGTCTTGCCTAAGCCCTCTGAAGTCTTTACGCCGACTGAAATCAAATCTGATTTTCAATTTGATCATCGTTGGAGAGTGACGCATGGCCAAGGTGGTGGCACCCGCCGCAGAAGCGAAAAGCAAACAGCAACTCGCCTACGATTATATCAAGGCGGGGATCGATCGCGGCCTCTATGCACCCAAACAACGGCTTGTGATCGACACACTTGCAAAGGAGCTATCGATTAGTCCCGTGCCGGTGCGCGAGGCAATCCGCCGGTTAGAAGCAGAGAGTCTGGTCATCTTCAGTAAAAACTCCGGCGCGATCGTGGCCGGGGCTGATCCGGATCTCTGGGCCGAACAGATGGAGTTGCTGGCAGTGCTGGAGGGTTATGTGACCGGCGCCGCCGCGCCAAGAATTACGGCCGGCGATATCAAGGAGCTTCAAAAGATCAACGAACGCATGGCAGAGGCCCTTGCTTCTTTCGACCTGTCGGGCTGGACCCAGGGAAACCTGGATTTCCATTCCGTGATCAACAGGCGGTGCCCGAACGAAACAATCGTCGAGCAGATCGCGCAACTGCGATCGCGAATTGCAATGATAAATCGCTTCATCCAACCGAGGACGGAAGCCACAATCCTGCATACGCTTGGAAAGGATAGCGGCAAGTCAACCCTTCACGGGCATGAGTGGATCATTGCGGCCTATATCGCCAAAAAGGCGCCTGTAGAAATCGAAGCGCATGTCCGCACCAATATCATTTCACTCACAGCCGAAACGCACCGTAATCTGATCGACAATCATGATCGACGAGTGAGCCGATCGCAGGGATGAAAAGTATGCCAACTGGGGAATACGATGTCGTCGTTCTGGGAAGCGGTGGCGCTGGATTGATGACTGCGCTCGCTGCGGCCTCAAGGGGTCTTTCGGTGGGTGTCTTCGAAAAAACATCGCTGATCGGAGGAACCACAGCGATCTCGGGCGGCGGAATATGGATTCCAAATAACCATGTGATGCACGCGTCAGGTTTCGAGGACCAGGAAACAGACGGAGAGATTTATCTTGCTCGGCTGACTCTCGGGGAAACCGACCCCAATCTGCTGCGCGATTTTTTGAAAGCAGGTCCTGAAATGCTGCGCTTCCTGGAGCGGCAATCAGACCTGCGCTTTTTCAGCGTCGATCGTCCCGACTACCATCCCGGGTGGCCGGGCGCACGCGCGGGGCGTTCCGTCGAACCTTTACCTTTCGAGCCGGAGATGGAGAGAACGCTGTTTCAGAAGCTGCGATATTCGCACTTGCGTCAGCCGGTTACGTCGACCGAGGGGCGAGAGGGACTGGCGCCAGAAATCATTGCGGAGCGTCGGCAACGCAACGTCCGCACGCAAGGTGCCGGATTGGCGGCCGGGCTGGTGCAGGCTTGCGCCAGGCTTGGCGTGCAGTTTCACGTCGATGCCGCCGCGACAGCCCTGTCCTTCGAAGGTGGCTGTTGTATCGGCGTGGAAACCATTGCGGGCTCGGCGTCGGCCAGAGCGGGCGTGGTCCTCTCTACCGGCGGCTTCGAATGGAATTCCGCACTTGTCTCTGCCTATCTATCAGGATTTTCAAGCGCGCCGACCACGCCGCCGGGCAATGAAGGAGACGGCCTGCGCTTTGCCCTCGAGGCCGGCGCAGCAGCCGCAAACATGACGGAAGCTTGGTGGACCGCCGCCTATCGTATTCCAGAAGACGTCCTTGATGGCAAGCCGCTGACGCGCAACATGGTCCGAGAATTGGCCTTACCTGGCTCGATCATGGTCAACCGGAAGGGCGAACGCTTCGTCAACGAGGCGAGCTCGTATAATGATCTTGGCATGGCCTTCAACGCGTTCGATCCGGGTTCGTTTTCCTATCCGAACCGACCCGCATGGCTCATTTTCGATAACGCCTTCAAGACCCGTTATGCGGTTGCGTCTATCTCCCCGGAAGAGCCGGCCCCAGATTGGATGGTCACTGCCGGATCCATCGCAGAATTGGCCCACAAGCTATGCATTTCGGCCGAAGGGCTGAGTGCAACGGTCGGCCGATTTAATGCTTACGCTCTTGAGGGACATGATCTCGATTTTCGCCGCGGTGACGACGCGCACGGACTGTATTACGGGGATTCCCGACATCTCCCGAATGCGTGCTTGGCCGCGATCGGCGTCGGACCATTTTACGCCGTGGAGATCTTACCCGGAAACAACGGAACAAAAGGCGGATTGAAGACGACTTCACTCGGCGAAGTCGTCCGCCACGATGGATCTCTAATCGGCGGGCTCTTTGCCTGCGGCAATGTTGCCGCAAGCATCTTCGGAAAAGGTTATCCGGGTCATGGTGGATCTCTCGGGCCGATCCTGACGGCCGCTTACAAGGTGGGAACGGAAATCGGCGCTAATCGGCTTCGATAGTTGGCGCTCTCCCAGCGTTTATTCTTCCAGCCCAGGAGTCGGCCTAAAGGCGTATCGAAAAGCGCCTCCTATCGCGGACCGGTTCAGACAAGAAGATTGTCCTGAGCGAGGATGGATCGATTGCAGCAAAATTGTCGCGCTGACGTGAGTCATCATTGGGCGCGGGATTCACGGACGCCGACGTTGATGCGCGGACCATTGATCGCCTTGGAAGCTCTGCCACTGGGGAACATGTATTCCAGCGAAGAACTCAGCAGCTTGCTTTCGTCCCGGGCGGACCACGCATTCGGCGTGCTTCCGCCATCCTTTTGCTGGTGGGGTCCGGTTGGGCAAAGCTGGTCACCGGTACGATACATCGGCTTTGGACACCGAACCATTTGTTCCAATGCGGAAGATTTAGATTTCGAATGTTTGCGACGCCTGTTTCTCTGGAAATAGCCGACACCGTCAGCCCCTGCCGATGCATATCCAGGATTATGATTGTCTCCCTCAGCTTGATCACCAACATTTCCTTCCGACCAGCGGAAGGAGTATCGGTGATGACGCGCCGCCGGTCTTCCGGGGCGCGCCCCGGAAGACCGGCGGACGCAGCACCTGGGGAAGATTCAAACGGCATTAATGAGGAGTATTGCTCCGGTACTGACAGGAGCTACTGAAGCGGGGTCCAAATTCAAGGCCTCCTTCGACAAACCGAAGGCAGACCCTCCCGCACCGTCATCGCTAGCCCAGCCTAACTGAAAACCATCGACATAAGCCGCCGGTTCGATAACGGCGCCTATTTCTTTTTGGAAGTTAACTTGGCCCTCGCGTATGACCCGCGCAGTGACTCCCGCACGGCTGATATGGGCTTTCTGCCCGCTGTCGGACTTTTCAATCAGGACGGCGTCAAACATCTGAGGCTCCCATTCCTGGATTTCCTTTTTTGCCTACGCAACTTTCTTGGCGTCGGATGTTGAGCTGGCGACTTGCGCATTGACCATGGCATGAACCGCCTGGGGAAGCGTCAGCATACCTATGGCCTGACCGTCGGCATCAACGACGGCGATCTCGCTTGTCCCGGCCAGCGTCATCGCTCTTGCCGCTTCCTCAAGCGTCGCGCTGGCCGGCACCGAAATCGTCAGCTCACGGGACGAGCCGTTCGGCGCGGTGGCAACAGTCTCGACTTTGATGACCCGCGCGCGGTTCACTTCCCGGACGAAGCTGGCGATGTAATCGTCGGCCGGCTTCATCACGATGTCCTGCCCGGTGCCCTGCTGCACGACTTCCCCATCCCGCAATATCGCGATGCGGTCCCCCAGCCTCAGCGCCTCGTCCAGATCATGCGTGATAAACACGATCGTCTTCTTGATCTCCTTCTGCAGGTCGAGAAGCACGGTCTGCATATCGACACGAATGAGCGGATCCAGCGCGGAGAATGCCTCGTCCATCAACAGGATCGGCGCATCGTTCGCCAGCGCACGGGCAAGACCGACGCGCTGTTGCATACCGCCAGACAACTGATTGGGATATTTGCTCTCAAAACCCTTTAGCCCGACCCGCTCGATCCACCGCATGGCGCAGTCGACCTGCCGGTTCCGTGGCGCCCCTTGTATCTCCAGGCCATAGAGGACGTTTTCGAGAACGGTGCGGTGCGGAAGGAGTGCAAACTTCTGGAACACGATTGCCGTCTGATGCCGGCGGAACTCGCGCAACTGCACGGCATCCATCTTGACCACATCCTCGTCACCGATGACGACTTCACCTGACGTCGGATCGATAAGGCGATTGATGTGGCGAATGAGCGTGGACTTTCCAGATCCCGAAAGTCCCATGATCACCTGAATGCCACCGGCAGGCATGGAGATGTTGATGTCTTTCAGACCAAGGACATGGCCATGTTTTGCGTTCAGTTCCGTCTTCGTAATACCCTGCTCAATGAGCTTTACGCAATCCGCACCATTTGGACCGAAGATTTTGTAGAGTTTTTTGATTTCGATGCCGAAGCCGCCAATTTTCTTGTTACCCATGGACCACCTCCCGGTGCTTTTGAAGGCGTGCGCCGAAGGCCTGGCTGACGCGGTCGAAGATAATCGCGATGCCGACGATGGCGAGGCCGTTGAAGATGCCGAGCGTGAAATACTGGTTGGAGATCGCCTTCAGAACCGGCTGGCCGAGTCCCTGAACACCGATCATCGAGGCGATGACCACCATGGCGAGCGCCATCATGATCGTCTGGTTGATACCAGCCATGATGGTCGGCAGCGCCAGCGGCATCTGCACGTTCTTCAGCTTCTGCCAACTCGAAGAGCCGAAGGCGTCGGCCGCCTCCAACACGTCCTTGTCGACGAGACGGATGCCGAGATTGGTGAGACGGATCATCGGCGGGATGGCGTAGATGACCACGGCGATGAGGCCCGGCACCTTGCCGATACCGAGCAGCATGACGACGGGGATGAGGTAGACAAAGCTCGGCATGGTCTGCATGACGTCGAGGATCGGGTTGATGGCATTGTGCACGCGGTCCGACCGGGACATGGCAATGCCGATGGGAATACCGACGACGATCGACAGTACGGTGCAGACGAAGATCATCGAGACCGTCTTCATCGTGTCGTCCCACATTTCGAAATAGCCGATGAGCAGGAGCGTCACGACCGTGCCGGCGACGATCTTCCAGTTGCGGCTGGCGAACCACGCGACGGCTGCGATCAAAAGCAGGATGATCGGCCAGGGCGTCTTCGTCATGAAGCGTTCCGACCAGATCAAAAAGTGCTGTAGCGGCTCGAACATTGCTTCAAGTCCGTCGCCATAGGCCCGCGTGAACCCCCGGAACCCTTCGTCGATTGCCTTCTTGAGATCGCGCAGAGACGCGTCATCCATGTGCGGAAAGCTGAACAGCCAATCCAAAATCTATCCTCCTCGATAACAGCTAGCGCATTCTGGACGCGCTGTTCGTTGCCGGCGCGATAGGGGCCAGCAACGTCTTGAATGAGATCAAAGCGCCGCCTTGATCTTCTCGGCTGCCTCAGGCGAGACCCATTCCTTCCACATGGCCTCGTTTTCTTCGAGGAAGTGCTTTGCGCCGTCGTCGCCGCTTGCCTGGTTGTCGGTCATCCAGGCCATCAGCTTGTTGACCGTGTCGTTCGACCAGGCGCGCTTGTTGAGGTAGCCCATGACGTCTGCGCCGGCACGCTCGGAGAACGCTTTGGTCACGAGCGTCTGGACCGTATCCTTCGGCCATTCATTCTTTTTCGGGTCGGGGCAATCCGCGACGGTGTTGCAGCGCTTCCACTCGGCTGCGTCGTGCGGCACGCCATAGTCGAGCTTGACCATGTCGTACTTGCCGAGAAGCGCCGTCGGAGCCCAGTAATAGCCGACCCAGCCTTCCTTGCGCTCATAAGCCTTGGCGATCGAGCCGTCGAGGCCGGCGGCCGAACCCGTATCGACGAGCGTGAAGTTTGCCGCTTCGCCGCCATAGGCCTTGTAGAACTGCGCGGTCACGACCGTACCACCCCAGCCCTGCGGGCCGTTGTGAATGGCCCCCTTCGATTTGTCTTCGGGGTCCGGGAACAGCTCCGGATGCTTGAGGACATCATCGATCGTCTTGATGTCCGGATGAGCGTCAGCAAGGTATTTCGGCATCCACCAGCCCTGCACCGCACCGTCGGTGAGGACGGTCGATGCAACGACGAGCTTTCCGTTTGCAACGCCGGCGTTCACGACATCGGGAAGAAGATCGACCCATCCTTCGGGTGCGATGTCGGGCTGCCCCTTCTCGGTCATCGACGTGATCGTGGGGACCGTATCGCCCTGTATGATTTCTGCGTTACAGCCGTAACCTTCATTCAAAATGAACCTGTCCAGACTGGCGAGCACTTCCGCGCTCTGCCAATTCATGCTGGCGATGGTGACGTCGCCGCAATCCGCAGCCTGCGCCGGATTGCCAAAGGTCAGCATCGCTGCTGCAAGGCATGTCGAGGCGAAAAGTTCTTTCATGGCACTTCCTCCCTATGCGCGATGTTGAAATTCCAAGCCCGTCGACGCCATCGCATGTCCCGGCGGGCCGCGAGCGGCTTCGGTATCCTCCTCAGAACCCGAAGCCGCTATTTCCTGCTAGCTCGGCAGATACTCCTCGCTCCAGGTTTCGCTGATTGCACCGGAGGCAATCAGCCGATCGATCTCGGCTTCGGTGTAGTTCAGGGTCCGCAGCACGGTGCGTGTGGACGCTCCGTACTTCTCGGCCGGCGCGACAGCAGTGACCTTGCCGACAGCCGGACGGATGGCGAAGGGATCGAGCTGCGTGACCGAGTGCCCGCTCGGATGATCCGGGAAGATCGAGAAGGAATAGCTGCCCCGGTCGGTGCCCGGCGTGCCGTCGGCAATGCGGGCACTGCGGCTGCGGATCGTTTCGATGTTCTCGCAGAGCGATACGCCGATATCGGCTTCCCGCAGGCGCTGCTGCCAGGTTTCCGCCGGCGCGGTCAGGAAAGCCCCTGCGAGATAGGCCTCGCGATCGGACGCGGCCATCTCAACAATCCCCCTCAGACCTTCAACCTTGTCAAAGCGCGGAAGATCGGCTTCCGAGGCGCACAAAAGAAGGTGATCGCCGCCTGCCGTTTCGTAGAGCCGCGACAGGGCATGATAACCCTTGGTGTCGCGACCGGACGGCTCGTCGAAGGGGCCGCGCCCGGCATAGTCGTAGCAGAACGGTATCTGCGCGAGGCCGGTCAGTGCCGACAGCGAGGTGCGTGGGCGACCGATGACCCCGTTTCTGGATTTTTGGTAGAGAGCGGCGGCAATGCCGAGCGCCGCGCCAAAGCCGCACATGACGTCGATGGTGCCGACATGGGCATGTTCCTCCGGCGTATCCATCGAGCCGCCGAAGCGCAGCATGATGCCGGTTGCCGATTGCACGAGGTCGTCATAGCCGAGATAGTCGGTGCGCGGGCCGGTGCGCACGCCGCCAAAGCAATCGAGCTGGCAGAAGATCGCCTTCGGATTGAGCGCCTTCAGGCTTTCGGCATCGAGCCCCATCGCCTTGACCTGGCGATCGGTCGCGTTCCAGACCACGACATCGACGGAGCGCACCAGTTCCTCGAAGACGACACGGCCATCGGGCGAACCGATGTTCAGCAGCACGGACTGTTTGCCCCGCATGTGTGACATGCCGAATATCACGGTATTCCAGCAGTCATAGAGCGGCTTGGCCGGATCAATCTTGATCACCTCCGCACCGAAGCGGGCGAGATAGGCGACCGAGTGCGGACCGGCGATCACATTGCACAGATCGAGAACTTTGACACCGTCCAGCCACCCTCCGGGCGCGTCCTTTGCGGGAACCGGCAAAGAAGGACGCGCCATGCCGCCGAGCACTACAAGCGCCTCCTTGGCGGTCCCCCAGCGCCGAGGCCGTGGCGAAAGCATGGCTTCGGCGCTCTCTTGCAGCCAGGCCATCGGCCCCGGCTGGGTCATGCGGCCCAGGATCGGATCCTCTACCTCGATCATGAGACCAGCAGCCCTGGCATGATCGTCGGCGATCCATTCCTCTAGCCAGCGCTGCGGGGCGCCCGGAAACAGCCCTTCCCCGAAGACATGTTCCCATTTGGCCGCCGTCTTGGTCAGGAAGACTTCCTTCATGCGAGCCGCAATCTTGTCAGCCCAGAATTTCGGGAGCGGATAGACGCCCAGCGAAACGTCCGATGACCATTGCGAGACCGGCAGATAGGTGTCTTCCTCCTCGCGCAGCCCCTCGGCCACCAGCTCATCGTAGATGCCCAGAGCTTGCAGGCAGCGCTTCGCATGGTTCTTGTGGCTGGGGCAGACGACGTAGAACATCCGCCCGTCGGCACACATATAGCTGCGATAGAAGGGATCGAGGAACTCCTGGAGGTCGCCATAGGACATGTCCATCGGCAGGCCTTCATTGCGCCGGCGTTCGATCTCCCGCTCGCGTTGGGTCTGGTAGCGCGGCGGATAATCGTCGATTAGGATGGAATTGTAGGAGAGGCCCTCCATGACGGCGCTTGCCAGCGGCACTTCGATATGATCGCCGTGCCCGGTGCGCTCGCGCGCCTGAAGCGCCAGCACTGTCGCGGACGCAGCAAGCATCGTGCCGTAGGCGGACGAGAGCGGCAGCGGCGAGAAAGACGGGTTGATGCCCATCAGGACGCGATTGAGACCCATATCCGTGAAGACACCGGAGGAGGCCGCGATTACCGTCTCAAAGGCCCGCCAGTCCCGGCGAAGCTCGTCGTCGGAGGCGAAGCCGGGGATCGACAGGGTGACCAGCTCCGGCCGTGCCTTGCGGAGCGCCGCAAAATCGATCCCGAGCCGGGCAAGCACGCCAGGGCGGAAATTCTCAACAACAATGTCGGCCTCGGCCACCAGCGTTTTTGCCTCACCCAACCCCTGCTCCGTTTTGAGATCGAGGGTGACGATCAGCTTGTTGCGGTTGAGGATGGCGTTGGCGGGGTTGTCCCAGAGAGGACCGCCGGGCGGATCGACATGCACGACGGTCGCGCCGAGATCGCCTAGGATCATGGCGACGGCCGGGCCAGCAATATATTGCCCGAAATCAACCACCCGAACGCCGGAAAGCGGAAGCGCGGAACGTGCGATCGATGTCATTGCTCTTATCTCCCCAAGAATTTTCTATGTGCGCGCATCAGCGACGATCCAGCCGGTCGCCTTTTCGGCGATCATCAGCGTCGGCGCATTGGTGTTGCCGCTGGTGATCTTCGGCATGATGCCCGCATCGACGACACGCAGTCCATCGATGCCGCGCACCCGGAGACGGCTGTCCACCACTGCCATCGGATCATCGTCGCGGCCCATCTTCGTCGTCCCGACCGGATGAAAAATGGTGTTGGCGATATCGCCCGCCAGCCGCGCCAGTTCGTCGTCGCTCTGGAACTGCAAGCCCGGCTTCCATTCCTCCGGCTGGTATTTGGCCAATGCCGGCTGCGATACGATCCTGCGCACTTGCCGCAGGCTCTCGGCAGCAATTTTGCGATCTTCTTCCGTACTGAGATAGTTCGGCGCAATCGCCGGGGCGTCCGACGCCCTATTCGAGCGAATGCGCACGCTTCCGACGCTGGTCGGGTTGAGATTGCAGACGCTCGCGGTGAAGGCGGGAATGTTATGCAACGGTTCGCCGAAGGCGTCGAGGCTGAGTGGTTGGACGTGATATTCCAGGTTGGCATAGGCCTGGCCATCGTCCGAACGGGTGAAAGCGCCGAGCTGCGAGGGCGACATGCTCATGGGGCCGCTGCGTTTCAGAACATATTCCAGCCCGATCATCGCCTTGCCGAATAGGCTGTTGGCGAGCGTGTTCAGCGTCTTCGCATTGCCGACCTTGAAAACCGCGCGGATCTGCAAATGGTCTTGAAGATTTTCCCCGACGCCCGGCAAGTCATGCACAACCTCGATGCCATGACGCTTTAGCAATCCGGCGGGGCCGATACCTGACAGTTGTAGGATTTGCGGCGAACCGACTGCGCCTGCGGACAGGATGACCTCCCTGCGGGCACGGACCTCTGCGCTCTGCCCCTGCCGCTGGAGCACGACTCCGGCGCAACGCTTACGGCCGGAACTGTCGGTTTCAACGATCAGCCGTTCGACATGGGTCTGCGTCCAGATTGTTAGATTCGAACGGTTCTTCGCGGGACGCAAAAAAGCCTTCGACGTGTTCCAGCGCCAGCCGGACCGCTGGTTGACCTCGAAGTAGCCGACGCCCTCGTTGTCGCCGCTGTTGAAATCGTCGGAGCGCGGGATACCGGCCTCGACGGCAGCCTCGGCGAAGGATTCCAGGATATCCCATTTGAGCCGCTGCTTCTCAATCCGCCATTCGCCGCCGTGGCCGTGCATGTCGGAGAATCGGCTATTGCCGCCAGTCTTCGGGTCCGCGCCATTGTCCATCCGGTAATGATCCTCATGCGCCTTGAAATCAGGCAGGCAATTCTGCCAGGACCAAGCGTCATCGCCGGTCTCCGCCGCCCAGCCATCGAAGTCGCGCGCCTGGCCGCGCATATAGATCATGCCGTTGATCGACGAGCAGCCACCGAGAGTCTTGCCGCGCGGATAGCGCAGCGACCGACCGTTCAGCCCGGCATCCGGCTCGGTCTTGAATAGCCAATCGGTGCGGGGATTACCGATGCAATAGAGATAGCCGACGGGGATATGGATCCAGGGATAGTCGTCCTTGCGACCGGCTTCCAGCAACAGGACACGCATCGTTGGATCGCGGCTGAGGCGATTGGCTAGCAGGCAGCCCGCGGAGCCTCCGCCGATGATGATATAGTCAAAAATGTCGTTGGCGAGATGCGATGCACGGCGGGTCATGGGCTCGCCCGCCTGCTGCGATGAAGCACCGCACAATCATAAGATTCGACGATTTGCCGTGGCACTTTAGCCTCCTCCTCACCTCTATTTTCAGGAATAGCGGAGGAGCGGCGCGGAAATCCAATGACAAATAGCACAACGCATTATAAATAGAATTAATATGATTCAGTCGATTGACCTCAGAACCTTGAAGGCATTCGCCACAGTCGCGCGCGAGGGCAACGTCACGCGCGCCGCGGAGCGATTGCACATCACCCAGCCTGCCGTTACCCTGCAATTGAAGCGCCTTGCCGCCGATACCGGGCTCACCTTGTTCCGACGGACCTCCACTGGTCTGGAGCTGACGCAGGAGGGGGCTCTCCTTGCTGCCAAGGCCGAGCAGGTCTTGGCAGCACTCACGGATTTTGGGCAGACGGCCGGGCATTTGGCAACACGCGTGCGGGGGAAACTCCGGATCGGCACCATCATCGACCCGGAGTTCACACGCTTGGGTGCGTTTCTGAAGGCGTTGATCGAAAGTGGGCCAGGCATCGAGACGACGCTGCGTCATGGCATGAGCGGCGATGTGCCCGAAGGGCTTCGGCGAAATGAACTCGATGCCGGATTCTTCCTAGGAGACCCAAGGGACTACGATCCTGCAGCCGAGCTTTCTGACGAAAGTGCCACCAAACTGTTTTATGGCAGCGAACTGGCACAACTGACCTATCGCGTCGTTGCCCCGCCGTCACTTGCAAGCTTCGTCCGTGGTGCGGATTGGGTACAGTTGGCATCACTGCCATGGATCGGCACACCGCCCGCCTCGGTGCACAACCGGCTGCTGGCGCGCCTGTTCACCGATCTTGGCCTGCGCCAGAACATCGTCTCCCAGGTTGATCAGGAAGCGTCGATGGTCGCCATGGTCCGCACGGGCGTTGGCTTGAGCCTCTGCCGCGAGTCGATCGCTCTCCACGAACAACAGGCCCACGGGCTCTTCATCGCCGATGCGGTGAAAATTTCGACGACATTGAGCTTCATATGCATGGAAGCTCGTAGGGGTGATCCCACCGTTGTGGCCGCATTTGATGCAATCAGACGTGTTTGGGGTTGAGCAGATCAAATTCGCTGAGCATTCTCGCACACGGGCTTGGAGTGAACCCATCGGACCACGGGACACGGAAAAACTGATACGCTCTGTGGGCATCATTGGGAGAAGGCTCATAAAGTCCCGAGGAGCATATCGACGGCACCTCGACACCGTTCAAGCCGCAGCAGGAGCCCTCGCCGGCCACCATCCTGCTCGATCTCGTAGACGCCAAGCACCGGTGTTTCGGTGAAGCAGGCGCCCTTACGGCTGGCCCCCGTCAGCCGCGCCGTAGACTTGTCCCGTGGCGTAGCTCGCCTGCGGGTCTGGGAGCTGTACGCAGATGATGCGAGTTCCGCGGGCTGACGGGACGACCCATCGGGGTCTCTTCGCCGTACTTCCCCAGCTTCTCCATCGTCGCTCCGCCGCTGACTTGGCGCGTCGTCGAGATCGGACCAGGCGCGGCGCCGTTAACGCGAACATCCTTCGGACCAAGCTGCCTTGCCATC includes these proteins:
- a CDS encoding GntR family transcriptional regulator, whose product is MAKVVAPAAEAKSKQQLAYDYIKAGIDRGLYAPKQRLVIDTLAKELSISPVPVREAIRRLEAESLVIFSKNSGAIVAGADPDLWAEQMELLAVLEGYVTGAAAPRITAGDIKELQKINERMAEALASFDLSGWTQGNLDFHSVINRRCPNETIVEQIAQLRSRIAMINRFIQPRTEATILHTLGKDSGKSTLHGHEWIIAAYIAKKAPVEIEAHVRTNIISLTAETHRNLIDNHDRRVSRSQG
- a CDS encoding ABC transporter permease, encoding MDWLFSFPHMDDASLRDLKKAIDEGFRGFTRAYGDGLEAMFEPLQHFLIWSERFMTKTPWPIILLLIAAVAWFASRNWKIVAGTVVTLLLIGYFEMWDDTMKTVSMIFVCTVLSIVVGIPIGIAMSRSDRVHNAINPILDVMQTMPSFVYLIPVVMLLGIGKVPGLIAVVIYAIPPMIRLTNLGIRLVDKDVLEAADAFGSSSWQKLKNVQMPLALPTIMAGINQTIMMALAMVVIASMIGVQGLGQPVLKAISNQYFTLGIFNGLAIVGIAIIFDRVSQAFGARLQKHREVVHG
- a CDS encoding FAD-dependent oxidoreductase, which encodes MTALAAASRGLSVGVFEKTSLIGGTTAISGGGIWIPNNHVMHASGFEDQETDGEIYLARLTLGETDPNLLRDFLKAGPEMLRFLERQSDLRFFSVDRPDYHPGWPGARAGRSVEPLPFEPEMERTLFQKLRYSHLRQPVTSTEGREGLAPEIIAERRQRNVRTQGAGLAAGLVQACARLGVQFHVDAAATALSFEGGCCIGVETIAGSASARAGVVLSTGGFEWNSALVSAYLSGFSSAPTTPPGNEGDGLRFALEAGAAAANMTEAWWTAAYRIPEDVLDGKPLTRNMVRELALPGSIMVNRKGERFVNEASSYNDLGMAFNAFDPGSFSYPNRPAWLIFDNAFKTRYAVASISPEEPAPDWMVTAGSIAELAHKLCISAEGLSATVGRFNAYALEGHDLDFRRGDDAHGLYYGDSRHLPNACLAAIGVGPFYAVEILPGNNGTKGGLKTTSLGEVVRHDGSLIGGLFACGNVAASIFGKGYPGHGGSLGPILTAAYKVGTEIGANRLR
- a CDS encoding amino acid ABC transporter permease, with product MNLGFSIILAQWPRFLWGLGYDLYFALAGFAIGCVIGFISYLGSASRLKLARAVSYIYVQIVRGLPMYLLLLWVYFGLATKFGLALTGSQSIIIAIAIMSSAFASEIFRTGYNSIDIGQSEAGKALGLSDYRINRSILFPQVIRVVIPPLLNVFVICFKASTYAAVVAVPELIFAAQDISLNQYRPFEAYISVAVLLIATMLVLSLLVKVVENRLNESRGA
- a CDS encoding amino acid ABC transporter permease encodes the protein MNSWYAVLNHLPSMLYGLRFTFLIAIASLTLSIVFGGLIVSLLRSKSAAIRVTGFLYIQIFRSLSPYVYVLLVYFALAGATGWKMDPVTAAVISLTLLNTAYVAEIYRSVLLTIDRGQWEAAAAMGLSHWKTNSIVIWPQALRTAIPLLLNQFVVILKDSAIVGVIGVKDILYVANAQASITYKQFEYLTVAGLIFILIVFALSRLSLSLERRLAWKH
- a CDS encoding quaternary amine ABC transporter ATP-binding protein, giving the protein MGNKKIGGFGIEIKKLYKIFGPNGADCVKLIEQGITKTELNAKHGHVLGLKDINISMPAGGIQVIMGLSGSGKSTLIRHINRLIDPTSGEVVIGDEDVVKMDAVQLREFRRHQTAIVFQKFALLPHRTVLENVLYGLEIQGAPRNRQVDCAMRWIERVGLKGFESKYPNQLSGGMQQRVGLARALANDAPILLMDEAFSALDPLIRVDMQTVLLDLQKEIKKTIVFITHDLDEALRLGDRIAILRDGEVVQQGTGQDIVMKPADDYIASFVREVNRARVIKVETVATAPNGSSRELTISVPASATLEEAARAMTLAGTSEIAVVDADGQAIGMLTLPQAVHAMVNAQVASSTSDAKKVA